One window from the genome of Gemmatimonadaceae bacterium encodes:
- the bamA gene encoding outer membrane protein assembly factor BamA, with protein MIRHRSLLQAAGLIVVASVPAWSQQNNPPETGRCATPDSVVFRGNQRISETMLRGDAGISPGVALSSGVLQRAIKNLFATGQFDDIQTSCNIAANGKAVLAFDLKERPVLKDVDVTGPDRLSLNSVKDRVDLLIGRPVDPNQVARSIARIDSLYEAEGYPLATVRVDTTVVDGQLKLVFHVSEGTRLAVSGVDVQGNKAIKDKTIVAKMQTKPEGFWFWQKGEYDADKLAGDVTERIPTAYGELGFIDAQVLRDSLIVDRSRGKALVDIGVTEGPQYRVGEFEVVGAKVFSSDQIARFYPFGEKSKSLTETVKGVFHHSDNGVEIFDKSRWDDATGKVQEAYANEGYIYAQVRPIIERTRVGKDSVPTVNLRWEINEGVPAIVNRVEIMGNDITAENCVRDQILVVPGDVFNRERLIQSYQSIANLGFFETPLPTPETRPNDKGDVDIVFHLKEKRTGNVNFGASVGQGVGVGGFIGFEQPNLFGMCKKGSLQWQFGQYINDFNLAYTDPNIRESTVSGTVNAYDSQSRYIIANLGRSKRVGGQIQFGLRVPGSRWTRLFLNYGGERVSYGGTGLVSTIQCNNCFRSSVGATLTRDTRFDMPFPSSGTEQSFSAQFNGGPLGGSASFQRYTAEMRSYATLASLGGGDLGSSPIKLVFGLSTRMGGVFGDPGPFFVSQAFSLGGVQYGEPLRGYEEFSITPNGYIPQTSSYTATRASFGNMFYTQSAELGVRFNQMLYMDAFYDAGNLWARPADFNPTRLFRGIGVGGSIVTPLGPLGVDLGYGLDRVNSQGLRDPKWQVHFKFGQIF; from the coding sequence ATGATCCGACACCGCAGCCTGCTGCAGGCCGCTGGGCTGATCGTCGTCGCGTCCGTCCCGGCCTGGTCGCAGCAAAACAACCCACCAGAGACCGGGCGATGCGCTACGCCGGACAGCGTGGTTTTTCGTGGCAATCAGCGCATCTCCGAGACGATGCTGCGTGGCGATGCTGGGATCTCGCCGGGCGTTGCGTTGAGCTCGGGAGTTTTGCAGCGCGCGATCAAGAACTTGTTCGCGACGGGTCAGTTCGACGACATTCAGACTTCTTGTAACATTGCGGCGAACGGCAAGGCTGTCCTCGCGTTCGACCTGAAGGAGCGTCCAGTACTCAAGGACGTCGACGTCACGGGTCCGGATCGCCTCTCGCTCAACTCGGTGAAGGACCGTGTTGATCTGCTTATTGGAAGACCTGTCGATCCCAATCAGGTGGCGAGGTCGATCGCGCGAATCGACTCACTGTACGAAGCGGAAGGCTATCCGTTAGCGACAGTTCGCGTCGACACGACAGTAGTCGACGGCCAGCTCAAGCTCGTGTTCCACGTGAGTGAAGGGACGCGGCTTGCAGTATCCGGGGTCGACGTCCAAGGCAACAAGGCGATCAAGGACAAGACGATCGTTGCGAAGATGCAGACCAAGCCCGAGGGCTTCTGGTTCTGGCAGAAGGGCGAGTACGACGCGGACAAGCTTGCGGGCGACGTGACGGAGCGGATTCCGACGGCGTATGGCGAGCTTGGGTTCATCGACGCGCAGGTGCTGCGCGATTCGCTCATCGTCGATCGCAGTCGCGGCAAGGCGTTGGTGGATATCGGTGTGACTGAGGGCCCGCAGTACCGGGTCGGCGAGTTCGAGGTTGTTGGCGCCAAGGTTTTCTCGAGCGATCAAATTGCGCGCTTCTATCCCTTTGGTGAGAAGAGCAAGTCACTCACCGAGACCGTCAAGGGCGTCTTCCATCACAGCGACAACGGCGTCGAGATCTTCGACAAGAGCAGGTGGGATGACGCGACGGGAAAAGTGCAGGAGGCGTACGCGAACGAGGGATACATCTACGCCCAGGTGCGCCCAATTATCGAGCGGACGCGAGTCGGCAAGGACTCGGTCCCGACCGTGAACCTGCGCTGGGAGATCAACGAGGGCGTGCCGGCGATCGTGAACCGGGTGGAAATCATGGGGAACGACATCACGGCGGAGAACTGCGTTCGCGACCAGATCCTCGTGGTGCCGGGAGACGTCTTCAATCGCGAGCGGCTGATTCAGAGCTACCAGAGCATCGCGAACCTCGGCTTTTTCGAGACGCCGCTGCCGACGCCGGAGACGAGACCTAACGACAAGGGCGACGTCGACATCGTTTTCCATCTCAAGGAAAAACGAACCGGGAACGTCAATTTCGGCGCGTCCGTTGGTCAGGGCGTCGGCGTCGGCGGATTCATTGGATTCGAACAGCCGAATCTCTTCGGGATGTGCAAGAAGGGATCTCTCCAGTGGCAGTTCGGCCAATACATCAACGACTTCAACCTCGCCTACACTGATCCGAACATCAGAGAATCGACGGTTTCAGGCACGGTCAACGCGTACGACAGCCAGTCGCGATACATCATCGCGAACCTCGGTCGCAGCAAGCGCGTTGGCGGCCAGATCCAGTTCGGTCTTCGTGTACCCGGCTCGCGATGGACGCGACTCTTTCTGAATTATGGCGGCGAGCGGGTGAGCTACGGCGGTACCGGCCTCGTGTCGACGATCCAGTGCAACAACTGCTTCCGATCGAGTGTGGGCGCGACCCTAACGAGAGACACGCGCTTCGACATGCCGTTCCCGTCGTCGGGAACGGAGCAGTCATTCTCGGCGCAGTTCAATGGTGGACCGCTCGGCGGCAGCGCGTCGTTCCAGCGTTACACGGCAGAGATGCGATCGTACGCAACGCTCGCGAGCCTCGGCGGGGGCGATCTCGGTTCTTCGCCGATCAAGTTGGTTTTCGGACTCTCAACTCGAATGGGCGGTGTGTTCGGCGATCCCGGTCCGTTCTTCGTATCGCAGGCGTTCTCGTTGGGCGGTGTGCAGTACGGCGAGCCACTGCGTGGCTATGAGGAGTTCTCGATCACACCAAACGGCTATATCCCACAGACGAGCTCGTACACGGCGACACGCGCCTCGTTTGGCAACATGTTCTACACGCAGAGCGCAGAGCTCGGCGTTCGCTTCAACCAAATGCTGTACATGGACGCGTTCTACGACGCGGGTAACCTCTGGGCGCGCCCAGCCGACTTCAACCCCACGCGGCTCTTCCGGGGTATCGGCGTTGGTGGTTCGATCGTCACTCCGCTCGGACCACTGGGCGTCGATCTGGGGTACGGACTCGATCGCGTGAATTCACAGGGCCTTCGCGATCCCAAGTGGCAAGTACACTTCAAATTCGGACAGATCTTCTAA
- a CDS encoding OmpH family outer membrane protein, producing MSSFFRTACATLAVLTLSLGVSRSAHAQSAAAQFKIAFVNVGALLDNAPGKAQAESAYARETRGYSDQLKKMSDSLNTMFASYQKQEAALTATQKETKQKSLRDLQEQLQTRQQQLAQQAQQRQNELMAPIMEQVKKVLDDIRAEDGYSMIITGDPNLILSYDKNLDITDRVVARLKTVASTPAKTPGAPISAPAGVTRKPQ from the coding sequence ATGTCTTCGTTCTTCCGCACGGCATGTGCGACGCTGGCTGTGCTCACACTCTCGCTGGGCGTTTCGCGTAGCGCGCACGCGCAGTCTGCCGCCGCGCAATTCAAGATCGCGTTCGTGAACGTTGGGGCTCTACTCGACAACGCGCCGGGAAAGGCGCAGGCCGAGTCCGCGTATGCGCGCGAGACGCGCGGCTACAGCGATCAGCTGAAGAAGATGAGCGATTCGCTGAACACGATGTTCGCGTCCTATCAGAAGCAGGAGGCAGCGCTCACCGCGACGCAGAAGGAGACGAAGCAGAAGTCACTGCGCGACCTGCAGGAGCAATTGCAGACCAGACAGCAGCAGCTCGCGCAACAGGCGCAGCAGAGACAGAACGAGCTGATGGCGCCGATCATGGAGCAGGTGAAGAAGGTTCTGGACGACATTCGCGCTGAGGATGGCTACTCGATGATCATCACCGGTGATCCGAACTTGATTCTCTCGTATGATAAGAATCTTGATATCACCGATCGCGTCGTCGCGCGCCTCAAGACCGTCGCATCGACTCCGGCCAAGACGCCGGGCGCGCCGATCTCCGCACCCGCTGGTGTGACGCGAAAGCCGCAGTGA
- the lpxD gene encoding UDP-3-O-(3-hydroxymyristoyl)glucosamine N-acyltransferase — protein MIQGASSRENGGEGGIVLTADVIATEVGGQLVGDPAAQVRGIAPLDRASGDELSFLASPKYVPLLAGSRAGVVLVSPELAESPGAARARIVVAKPHDALLSLIPRFYKARPLEAGIHVTARIGRGVHFGADVRIGPYAVIEDGAEIGDRVAIDAHAVIGSGVQIGSDCHFYPSATLYSGTVVGKRVIVHAGARLGSDGFGYVFHEGRHDKIPHVGRCVIEDDVEIGANTTIDRGSIDDTVIGAGTKIDNLVHIAHNCRIGRLCLIMAQVGIAGSVRVEDGCVLAGQVGISGHHTIGKGATVAAQAGVFGDVPGGQTWSGYPARPHKEALRAHAALFRLAPLMRKLEKLLESNNRGADSDR, from the coding sequence GTGATTCAGGGAGCATCGTCGCGCGAAAACGGCGGTGAGGGCGGTATCGTCCTCACCGCTGACGTTATTGCGACCGAAGTCGGCGGCCAGCTCGTTGGTGACCCCGCGGCACAGGTGCGCGGTATCGCTCCACTCGATCGGGCGAGCGGCGACGAGTTGAGCTTTCTTGCATCACCCAAATACGTGCCGTTGCTTGCTGGTTCCCGCGCCGGCGTCGTGCTCGTCTCACCAGAGCTCGCGGAGTCCCCCGGTGCGGCGCGTGCGCGTATCGTCGTCGCGAAGCCTCACGACGCGTTGCTATCGCTTATCCCGCGCTTCTACAAGGCACGTCCGCTCGAGGCGGGAATTCACGTCACGGCCCGCATTGGTCGCGGCGTTCATTTTGGAGCTGATGTGCGCATCGGGCCTTATGCGGTCATCGAAGACGGCGCAGAAATCGGTGATCGTGTGGCGATCGACGCGCACGCGGTGATTGGATCCGGCGTGCAGATCGGGAGCGATTGCCACTTCTATCCGTCCGCGACCCTGTATAGTGGGACGGTCGTCGGCAAGCGCGTGATCGTGCACGCAGGCGCGCGGCTCGGCTCCGATGGATTTGGCTACGTGTTCCATGAAGGGCGGCACGATAAGATTCCGCACGTCGGCCGGTGCGTCATCGAGGACGACGTCGAGATCGGGGCGAATACGACGATCGACCGTGGGAGCATCGACGACACAGTGATTGGCGCCGGCACCAAGATCGACAACCTGGTGCACATCGCGCACAACTGTCGAATCGGGCGGCTGTGCCTCATCATGGCGCAGGTCGGAATCGCAGGGTCGGTGCGTGTGGAGGATGGTTGCGTCCTCGCGGGACAGGTCGGAATCAGCGGACATCACACAATCGGGAAGGGCGCAACGGTCGCGGCACAGGCCGGCGTGTTCGGCGATGTTCCTGGCGGTCAGACCTGGTCTGGCTATCCGGCGCGACCGCATAAGGAAGCGCTGCGTGCGCACGCGGCGTTGTTCCGTCTCGCGCCACTGATGCGAAAGTTGGAAAAGCTGCTCGAATCGAATAACCGCGGAGCTGACAGCGACCGATGA
- a CDS encoding bifunctional UDP-3-O-[3-hydroxymyristoyl] N-acetylglucosamine deacetylase/3-hydroxyacyl-ACP dehydratase, whose product MTRRTVARATALEGVGLHLGMPCRLTFLPAPSGAGIVFRRVDLPGSPLIAARVEHAVLTERRTQLGMEPVAVHTVEHVLAAVLARELDDVVIELSGPEPPVMDGSAQPFVDALRQGGIAEQAGDVHYLQLRTPVRVCDGDSIYEALPATSLELDVTIDFPHPLIGKQRGRYRVTAETFERELARARTFGFMHEVDALRAKGLIRGASTQNAVVVGENGVVDNELRWPDEFVRHKAMDCVGDLALAGARVRARVQTTKPSHRGTVLLVRAMKEAAREGEAATMKDLTTTEMNQIMEVEDIMKVLPHRYPFLLVDRILELDPGKRVVGVKNVTINEPFFQGHFPGHPIMPGVLIIEAMAQVGGMLLLGAIPDPQSKVVYFTSLNNVKWRRPVKPGDQLRFELDILQVRGLMCKMQGVAKVDGEIVAEAEMGAMVRDR is encoded by the coding sequence ATGACGCGTCGCACAGTTGCTCGCGCGACCGCACTCGAGGGTGTCGGGCTCCACTTGGGCATGCCCTGCAGGCTGACGTTTCTGCCGGCGCCGAGCGGCGCCGGAATCGTGTTTCGGCGCGTGGATCTTCCGGGTTCGCCACTTATTGCTGCGCGCGTCGAGCACGCGGTGCTCACCGAACGACGCACGCAGTTGGGCATGGAGCCCGTTGCGGTGCACACCGTCGAGCACGTGCTCGCGGCGGTACTGGCGCGCGAACTGGACGACGTTGTGATCGAACTGAGTGGGCCGGAACCGCCCGTCATGGACGGGAGCGCCCAGCCGTTTGTGGACGCTTTGCGGCAGGGAGGGATCGCGGAGCAAGCCGGCGACGTGCACTATTTGCAGTTGCGCACGCCGGTGCGCGTCTGTGATGGCGATTCGATCTACGAGGCGCTACCGGCGACGTCACTCGAGTTGGATGTCACGATCGATTTTCCACATCCGCTCATCGGCAAGCAACGTGGCCGATATCGAGTGACCGCGGAGACATTCGAGCGCGAGTTGGCGCGAGCGCGAACGTTCGGTTTCATGCACGAAGTCGACGCCCTGCGGGCGAAGGGACTGATTCGTGGAGCATCGACGCAGAATGCAGTTGTCGTTGGGGAGAACGGCGTTGTTGACAATGAGCTCAGGTGGCCTGACGAGTTCGTCCGACATAAGGCGATGGACTGCGTAGGCGACCTGGCTCTGGCTGGGGCTCGGGTGCGCGCGCGCGTTCAGACGACAAAGCCGAGTCATCGAGGCACGGTGCTCCTCGTACGAGCGATGAAGGAGGCGGCCCGGGAGGGCGAGGCGGCGACGATGAAGGACCTAACGACGACCGAAATGAACCAGATCATGGAAGTCGAAGACATCATGAAGGTGCTGCCGCACCGGTACCCTTTCTTGCTCGTCGATCGCATTTTGGAGCTGGATCCCGGCAAGCGAGTGGTGGGTGTCAAGAACGTCACGATCAACGAGCCGTTTTTCCAAGGGCATTTCCCCGGTCATCCGATCATGCCGGGAGTGTTGATCATCGAGGCGATGGCGCAGGTGGGTGGGATGCTGTTGTTAGGCGCGATCCCCGATCCGCAGAGTAAGGTCGTGTACTTCACATCCCTCAACAACGTGAAGTGGCGTCGTCCAGTGAAGCCGGGCGATCAGCTGCGTTTCGAGCTCGACATACTCCAGGTGCGCGGGCTGATGTGCAAGATGCAGGGTGTGGCGAAGGTGGACGGTGAGATCGTCGCCGAGGCCGAGATGGGCGCGATGGTGCGAGACCGATGA
- the lpxA gene encoding acyl-ACP--UDP-N-acetylglucosamine O-acyltransferase, translating into MSARVHQTAIISKDAQLGHGVDVGPYAIIGEGCIVGDECLIGARATLERNVILEPGVRIGSGTILGGDPQDLKYKGEHTTVEIGEGTTIREYSTINRGTSQSFKTTVGKACFIMSYVHLAHDCHVGDGVILGNNVQLAGHVTIDDKAIVSGQSAVHQFVQIGRYSFTGGCSRVSKDVPPYVKANGNPIRLYGLNKVGLQRNGISEDVQRELKRAYRLFFNSDLNLSQARERAEEELQRFPEVEEFLSFLDRSDRGLVI; encoded by the coding sequence ATGAGCGCGCGCGTTCACCAGACGGCGATCATCTCGAAGGACGCACAGTTGGGCCATGGTGTGGACGTCGGACCCTATGCGATCATCGGCGAAGGCTGCATCGTCGGCGACGAATGTCTGATCGGGGCGCGGGCTACGTTGGAGCGGAACGTCATCCTCGAGCCCGGTGTCCGTATCGGCTCCGGGACGATCCTTGGTGGAGATCCCCAGGATCTCAAATACAAAGGGGAGCACACGACCGTGGAGATCGGCGAAGGGACGACGATTCGCGAATACTCAACGATCAATCGTGGCACGTCGCAGTCGTTCAAGACGACGGTCGGAAAAGCGTGCTTCATCATGTCGTACGTGCACCTGGCGCACGATTGTCACGTCGGTGACGGCGTGATCCTCGGCAATAACGTCCAGCTCGCGGGTCATGTGACCATCGACGACAAAGCAATCGTCTCCGGACAGTCCGCCGTTCACCAATTCGTGCAGATCGGACGCTATAGCTTCACGGGCGGCTGCTCGCGAGTCTCCAAGGACGTACCGCCTTACGTGAAAGCCAACGGCAACCCGATTCGCTTATACGGATTGAACAAGGTGGGGCTGCAGCGGAACGGCATTTCGGAAGACGTGCAACGAGAGCTCAAGCGTGCCTATCGGCTCTTCTTCAATTCCGATTTGAATCTGTCGCAGGCTCGAGAGCGAGCCGAGGAAGAGCTCCAGCGCTTTCCGGAAGTGGAGGAGTTCTTGAGCTTCCTCGATCGCAGCGATCGCGGACTGGTCATCTGA
- a CDS encoding Gfo/Idh/MocA family oxidoreductase, with translation MTKQPGVRVGVIGAGALGYHHVRILRDVPDARLIGFYESRADRATAVAKELGVRAYDRLEELLDAVDAATVVVPTPAHYEVAKAALARGKHLLIEKPIAATLAEADELVAIARQTGALIQTGHVERFNRAIRAALPHVEKARFIESDRLAPFNPRGADVAVVLDLMIHDIDLVRTLVGAHVRDVSAVGVQVLTPFVDIANARLRFEDGAVANITASRVSRERLRKVRIFQESGYLSLDLAAGEGEFFRLRRDVDFAELAKGAQAIEAFVERVPLTAPEGEPLRLEFESFLEAVRGSALVTVSGEDGREALAVALTIVSEIERTLPSLAAGTQVAAGA, from the coding sequence ATGACAAAGCAACCGGGCGTGCGCGTCGGAGTGATCGGTGCCGGTGCACTCGGCTACCATCACGTCCGCATTCTGCGCGATGTACCAGACGCGCGGCTGATCGGCTTTTACGAGTCGCGCGCGGATCGCGCAACGGCGGTGGCGAAAGAGCTCGGCGTACGCGCCTACGATCGGCTCGAGGAGCTCCTCGACGCGGTGGACGCGGCAACGGTCGTGGTCCCGACGCCGGCGCACTATGAGGTCGCCAAGGCGGCGTTGGCGCGCGGCAAGCATTTACTCATCGAGAAGCCGATTGCGGCGACGCTCGCGGAGGCGGACGAGCTCGTGGCGATCGCGCGCCAAACGGGCGCGCTGATTCAGACAGGACACGTCGAGCGGTTCAATCGGGCGATTCGCGCTGCGCTGCCGCACGTCGAGAAAGCGCGGTTCATCGAGAGCGATCGCCTCGCGCCCTTCAATCCGCGCGGCGCCGACGTCGCCGTCGTGCTCGACCTGATGATTCACGACATCGATCTCGTGCGCACGCTCGTCGGCGCGCATGTACGCGACGTGTCGGCAGTGGGGGTGCAGGTGTTGACGCCCTTCGTCGACATCGCCAATGCACGCCTGCGATTCGAAGACGGCGCCGTCGCGAACATCACGGCGAGCCGAGTTTCTCGCGAGCGGCTGCGCAAGGTCCGCATCTTTCAGGAGAGCGGCTATCTGTCCCTCGATCTTGCTGCGGGGGAGGGAGAATTCTTCCGTCTTCGACGCGACGTCGACTTCGCGGAGCTGGCCAAGGGCGCGCAGGCGATCGAAGCGTTCGTCGAGCGCGTGCCGCTCACGGCGCCCGAGGGTGAACCGCTACGTCTCGAGTTCGAGAGCTTCCTCGAGGCGGTGCGAGGATCGGCGCTGGTGACGGTCAGCGGCGAAGATGGTCGCGAAGCGCTCGCGGTTGCGCTCACGATTGTGAGTGAAATCGAACGAACTTTGCCGTCGCTCGCCGCCGGCACACAAGTCGCCGCCGGTGCGTGA
- the lpxB gene encoding lipid-A-disaccharide synthase: MRDVLFVAGEASGDLHAAGVARELRARGAPYRLVGIGGDQMREAGVELIEHVEQLAVMGFVEVLRHVPKHWALLRDLKQRIRSGNTALVMLIDYPGFNMKLAAAATAAGVPVLYYITPQVWAWGAGRLAKLAQTVTRAAVILPFEEKLLSEHGVPTTFVGHPLLDRAERLPARAEARAQLGVPDESTLLALFPGSRAQEIARHLEPFVATAQELERRCPGLRVVVSAAPHVWLDGSACPYPIVRSASFSVLRAADAAMCKSGTTTLEAAVAGCPLVVAYRTNAVTYAAARRLVKIPHIGLVNVVAGREVAPEFVQGALVPNAVATALEPLLDRNSAARSRMVTELARVRDSLGTPGAARRVAAIVMELAGAESQRRLGVGATG; this comes from the coding sequence GTGCGTGACGTGCTTTTCGTCGCTGGCGAGGCCTCCGGCGACCTGCATGCGGCTGGCGTGGCGAGAGAGCTGCGCGCGCGAGGCGCGCCGTATCGACTCGTCGGCATCGGTGGTGATCAAATGCGCGAAGCCGGCGTGGAGCTGATCGAGCATGTCGAGCAGCTCGCGGTCATGGGCTTCGTCGAAGTCCTGCGTCATGTTCCGAAGCATTGGGCGCTGCTTCGCGATCTCAAGCAGCGCATTCGCAGCGGCAATACCGCGCTCGTCATGCTCATCGACTATCCAGGCTTCAATATGAAGCTCGCGGCAGCGGCGACCGCTGCCGGCGTACCGGTGCTGTATTACATCACGCCGCAGGTGTGGGCGTGGGGAGCGGGCCGCCTGGCGAAGCTCGCGCAGACGGTAACCCGTGCCGCGGTGATTCTGCCATTCGAGGAGAAGCTGCTGAGTGAACACGGTGTCCCGACGACGTTCGTTGGCCATCCCTTGCTGGACCGTGCCGAGCGTTTGCCGGCACGTGCCGAAGCGCGCGCACAGCTGGGGGTGCCTGACGAGTCGACACTGCTGGCGCTATTTCCGGGGAGCCGGGCACAGGAAATCGCTCGACATCTCGAGCCGTTTGTCGCGACAGCGCAGGAGCTCGAGCGGCGATGTCCGGGATTGCGCGTCGTCGTAAGCGCCGCGCCGCACGTGTGGTTGGATGGATCGGCGTGTCCATATCCAATCGTGCGGTCGGCATCGTTCTCGGTACTTCGCGCCGCCGACGCAGCGATGTGCAAGAGTGGGACGACGACGCTGGAGGCGGCAGTGGCGGGATGTCCGCTGGTCGTGGCGTATCGAACCAACGCGGTGACCTATGCGGCGGCGCGGCGGCTCGTAAAGATTCCTCACATCGGACTCGTGAACGTCGTCGCCGGGCGAGAGGTCGCGCCAGAGTTCGTGCAGGGCGCGCTCGTGCCTAACGCCGTTGCCACTGCGCTCGAGCCGTTGCTGGATCGCAATAGCGCGGCACGCTCGCGGATGGTCACTGAGCTGGCGCGCGTGCGCGACTCACTCGGTACGCCTGGTGCCGCTCGGCGCGTGGCGGCGATTGTGATGGAGCTGGCAGGGGCAGAGTCGCAACGGCGCCTCGGCGTGGGAGCGACGGGTTGA
- a CDS encoding lysophospholipid acyltransferase family protein, whose protein sequence is MSELRSTSAESAARVEERASRARERKLRWIVRLGVPLVRLLGGTWRIRLINNETSVDAMRRERRPIVFALWHGDLLPLLYHHRNEGVSVLISEHRDGELIARTAESLGFRTVRGSTSRGASRALVGLARELAAGHDVAITPDGPRGPARSFAPGALIAAQRANAPVIAVGLWADSAWRLGTWDRFKIPRPFTRLRIAYSDPIMLDATSARAAVEETSRFEALMLQTEQLARA, encoded by the coding sequence TTGAGCGAGCTCCGATCGACGTCCGCGGAATCGGCAGCGCGCGTCGAGGAGCGCGCGTCGCGCGCGCGCGAGCGAAAGCTGCGTTGGATCGTGCGGCTCGGCGTCCCGCTTGTACGCCTGCTCGGCGGCACGTGGAGGATCCGGCTGATCAACAATGAGACGAGCGTCGACGCAATGCGACGGGAGCGCCGGCCCATCGTCTTTGCTTTGTGGCATGGCGACCTGCTGCCGCTGCTGTACCACCATCGCAATGAAGGAGTCTCGGTGCTGATCAGCGAACACCGTGATGGTGAACTGATCGCACGAACCGCCGAGTCGTTAGGCTTCCGGACCGTGCGCGGGTCGACGTCGCGTGGCGCGAGCCGGGCGCTCGTGGGCCTGGCGCGCGAGCTGGCAGCGGGCCACGACGTGGCCATCACCCCGGACGGGCCGCGCGGGCCCGCACGCTCGTTTGCGCCGGGCGCACTGATCGCTGCGCAACGCGCGAACGCGCCCGTGATCGCCGTCGGTCTGTGGGCGGACTCCGCGTGGCGACTCGGCACCTGGGATCGATTCAAGATTCCGCGGCCGTTCACTCGCCTGCGGATCGCGTACTCGGATCCGATAATGCTCGACGCGACTAGCGCACGCGCGGCCGTGGAGGAAACGTCGCGCTTTGAAGCGCTGATGTTACAGACGGAGCAGCTCGCCCGTGCGTGA
- a CDS encoding tetraacyldisaccharide 4'-kinase: MRDLVERVWFGDDVFARVARAALVPMEVLYRVSIGVRQTLYDTGVFTSHEPKIPAVSVGNVSVGGTGKTPVAAWIAAELVERGARPAIVLRGYGDDEPLVHARLNPEVPVIVAADRVAGIAEARKAGANIAVLDDAFQHRQVSREADVVLVSADRWSPTPRLLPAGPLREPLAALRRATIIVVTRKAASDGEVGAVNESLAEIAPRIPRSTIRLSLDELRSVSSASGARRAISDVAGRPVRILTAIGDPRALLRQIEMLGAVVTAEIYADHHHFRREEVARFVRSIPSEGLAICTLKDAVKLAELWPREAPTLWYVSQRVSVERGVGGVEHILDDLTRVPARRER; the protein is encoded by the coding sequence GTGCGTGATCTCGTGGAGCGCGTGTGGTTCGGCGATGACGTCTTCGCCCGCGTCGCGCGCGCCGCGCTCGTGCCAATGGAAGTCTTGTATCGCGTGTCCATCGGCGTGCGCCAGACCCTGTACGACACCGGGGTGTTCACGTCGCATGAGCCGAAGATACCAGCGGTGAGCGTCGGTAACGTGAGCGTTGGAGGTACAGGAAAGACGCCGGTGGCGGCGTGGATTGCCGCGGAGTTGGTCGAACGCGGCGCGCGGCCAGCGATCGTGTTGCGAGGATACGGAGACGACGAGCCGCTCGTTCACGCGCGCCTCAATCCCGAGGTGCCGGTGATAGTTGCTGCCGATCGCGTCGCGGGAATTGCCGAGGCGCGCAAGGCTGGCGCCAACATCGCTGTACTGGACGACGCATTTCAGCATCGGCAAGTGTCGCGCGAAGCTGACGTCGTTTTGGTGAGCGCGGATCGCTGGTCACCAACGCCGCGGCTGCTGCCGGCGGGTCCGCTGCGCGAACCACTCGCCGCGCTTCGGCGTGCGACGATCATCGTCGTGACGCGCAAAGCGGCGAGCGATGGGGAAGTCGGTGCCGTCAACGAGTCACTTGCCGAGATCGCGCCGCGCATTCCTCGGTCGACCATTCGGTTGTCACTGGACGAATTGCGCAGCGTGTCCTCGGCCAGTGGCGCTCGTCGCGCGATCTCGGATGTCGCGGGGCGACCGGTGCGAATTCTCACCGCGATCGGGGATCCGCGCGCATTGTTGCGCCAAATCGAGATGCTCGGCGCGGTTGTAACGGCCGAGATCTACGCCGACCACCATCATTTCCGACGGGAGGAAGTCGCGCGTTTCGTCCGCTCGATACCCTCCGAGGGGCTGGCCATCTGCACGCTGAAAGACGCGGTAAAACTCGCCGAGCTCTGGCCTCGCGAAGCGCCGACGTTATGGTATGTTTCTCAGCGCGTTAGCGTCGAGCGCGGAGTCGGTGGAGTCGAGCACATCCTTGATGACCTGACCCGCGTTCCCGCCCGTCGCGAGCGCTGA